One Methanocaldococcus sp. genomic window, AATTATTAGGGAATCTATTATAGAAGGACTTAGTTTTTCGTTTAAGGAGGGAGAAGAAGCTTTCTACACAATTTCTTAGACCGAATTGAACTCTTTCGAATTTTAAGCCTAATTTCTTTAATGCCCACGGATACCATCTACCACCATCGACTAAAATTATTGGCTTATTCGAGCAAAATTTTAATATACTTTTAACGAATAATATAGTATCGAGGCTACTTCGAGTTTTAGAGACATAAATACCTAAACATTCTTTAGATTCGACATCAATGGCAGACCATACATAAATAGTTTCATTACCAAACTTTAGTTTGGTTTCATCGATTGCGATTAAGTTTCTTGTTTTTCTTTCAGGTTCGTTTAAAATCTCTTTAAGCTTATGATAATAAGTTCTAACCGATTCATGGCTTACGCTCTCGAATTGGGAAAAAATAAACTAACTTTCCTCAACGATAACCCTAAATAATATAAAATCCCAGATAAAATTTTAATCTCCACCGATTTCCTATCTCTCTTAAAAAGTTCCGCCATTCGTTCCTTTAATACTTCTATCGTCAGCTTCATATCCCCTATTTTTTACTTCCATATTTTTAAATCTTTCTTATCTTGACAGTCTCCCATAGGCATATAAAGTATTTTAATAAAGTATTTTGGGGATAAGTTATGAAATGTAAATGTGGTAATGAAGCATTTTATTACCAAAGATATTCAAATAAACATCTATGCAAAGAATGCTTTAAAAAAGACATTGAGAAGAGAGTTAAAAAGGTTTTAGGAAGAAAGATAATAAAAAATAATGTAAAAATAGGAATTGGTATCAGTGGAGGGAAGGACAGTTTAGTTATGGCACATATACTAAAAAAACTCTTTAATCATATTCCAAACTCTAAATTAATATGTTTTTTCGTTGATGAGGGAATAAAAGATTTTAGAGAGACTGCAAAATTTTATGTTGAAGATTTTTGTAAAAAGAATAAATTAAAGTTAAAAATTATAAAATTTAAAGATGAAATTGGTTATACATTAGATGAAATTGTAAAAAACAATTATTTAAAGGAATTAAATATTGGTAAGCCCTGCTCTTTTTGTGGGGTTGTGAGAAGATACTTATTAAATAAATATGCTTTAAAAGAAGGATGTGACTATTTGGCTATTGGACACAACTTAGATGACTTCTGCCAAACAATTTTAATGAACTACATCGAAGGAAATATAAAAAATATTATCCAATTTGGGAAAGAAATAGATGATGATAAATTTGTTAAAAGAATTAAACCATTAAAGTTAATTCCTGAGGATGAAGTAAAAATTTATGCAAATATTAATAAAATAGAATATCAAAAAGAAAGTTGTCCATATTCCTCAATCTCTTATAGACACAAAATTAAGGAGATTATTAAAATATTGGAGGAGGAAAAACCTGGAATTAAGTTTAGCATATTGAAAGGTTATGAGAAACTTTTAAAGTATATTGAATTTAAAGAAGATATTAAAAAGTGTAAAATTTGCAACTATCCATGTAGTGGTGAGATTTGTAAAGTATGCTTATGGTTAAAGAAATTAGAACAATTAAATAAAATAAATAAAAATTAATAAAATTTTTGGTGATAATAATGACAGATAACTACGAACAGTTTAAAAAACTTAAAAAGAAAGTAGCCAAAGTATTAGGAATTAGTGAAGAAGAATTGGATAGGATGATTAAAGAAAAAATTGAAGATTATGGAGGAATATTATTAAAAGATGCCGCTTTAATGATGATAGCTAAGGAATATGGAATTGAATTTGAGAAAGAGAGTGTTGAGGAGTTTTCAATTAAAGACATTGAGGAAGGGCAAATAAATGTTGAGATTGTTGGAGTAGTTACAGATGTTTCAGATGTAAAAAGTTTCAAAAGAAAAGATGGAAGTGTTGGAAAGTATAGAAGAATAATGTTGGCTGACAAAACTGGGAGTATAAGAGTTACATTATGGGATGATTTAACAGATATTGATATTAAAGTAGGAGATGTTATAAAAATCAAAAGAGCAAGAGCGAGAAAGTGGAATAACATATTGGAGTTAAGTTCTGTCCCAGAAACGAAGATTGAAAAGTTAGAAAACTATAATGGAGAGTTACCAAAAATTAAAGAATCATATAAAATTAACGAGTTAGTTCCCGGAATTACTGCAACATTTGAGGGAGAGGTTATTTCATCTCTACCAATCAAAGAGTTTAAAAGACCTGATGGTAGTGTGGGAAGATTAAAGTCATTTATTGTTAAGGACGAAACTGGGAATATAAGGGTTACATTATGGGATGATTTAACAGATATTGATGTTGAGAGAGGAGATTATGTTAGAGTTAGAGGATATATAAGGAAAGGATATTACAGTGGCTTAGAATGTAACGCCAATGATGTAGAAATACTAAAAAAAGGAGAAAAAATTGAAAGTAAAGAGGTAGATATTAAAGATTTAATTAACTATGAAAATGAGTTGGTTACAGTTAAAGGAAGAATTATGGCTATGGGTAGTAAAAAAAGCGTTGATTTAAATGGAGATATAGTGAAGGTTCAAGAAATTTTATTAGATAATGGAACTGGAAGAGTTAAAATATCTTTCTGGGGTGGAAAAACAGTACTATTAGAGAATGTAAAAGAAGGAGATTTAGTAAAAATAACTAATTGTAGAGTTAGGACATACTACGATAGAGAGGGAAATAAAAGATCTGAGTTGTTAGCAACATCTGACACTAAGGTTATTAAAGACGAAAGTATTGAGGCTCCTGAATATAAAATAAAGTATTGTAAGATTGAAGATATTTATAATAGAGAAGTTGATTGGAACGATATAAATTTAATCGCCTATGTGGTTGAAGATTTCGGAATTAATGAGTTAGAATTTGAGAATAGAAAGAGAAAAGTAAGAAATTTAATGTTAGAAGATGAAACTGGCAGAATAAAGTTAAGTTTATGGGATGATTTGGCTGAATTAGACATTAAAGAGGGAGATGTTGTAAAGGTTTTACACGCTTATGCTAAAGAAAAAGGTGAATATATTGATTTAAATATAAGTAGATTTGGTAGGATAATAGTGAATCCAGAAGATGTTGAAATTAATAGGAAGTTTATAGCAGATGTTAAAGAAGGAGAAAATGTTGAAATTAGAGGAGCGATAGTAAAAATATTAAGTGACACTTTATTTTTATATCTATGTCCAAACTGTAAAAAGAGAGTTGAAGAAATTGACGGAACTTATAATTGCCCAATCTGTGGAGATGTAACTCCTGAAGAAATTTTAAGGTTAAACTTTGTAGTAGATGATGGAACAGGAACTATTGTATGTAGAGCATACGATAGAAGAGTAGAAAGATTGTTAAAAATGAAAAGAGAAGAATTAAAAAATATAAATATGGAAAATGTAGAGAGTGAGTTATTGGGAGAGGAGTTTGTTTTGTATGGAAATGTTAGGATTGATAGTGACGAGTTAGTTATGATTATTAAAACAGTTAAGGATGTAGATGTTGAGAAAGAAATAAAAATATTAGAGGAGATGGAATAATAAATAAAAAGTTCTGTGGTGATTTTATGATTGTTGAGAGAGTAGAGAAATATTTAGATAGAATAGAAAAAATTAACAAAGATATTAATGCTTTTATAGAAGTAAAACCTGAAAGAGTTTTAGAAGAGGCAAAAAAATTGGAAAAAGATGATAAAGCTAAGAAAAAACCTTTATATGGAAAAATTATTGCAGTCAAAGCAAACATAAATGTTAAGGGATATACAATATCCTGCGCGTCAAAGACATTAGAGAATTATATAGCCCCTTATGACGCCACAGTTATTCAAAAAATTAAAGAAAATGGTGGCTTAATAATTGGAATATCTAATATGGATGAATTTGCCTGTGGTAGTAGTGGGGAAACTTCCTATTATGGCCCAACAAAAAACCCAAGAGCAAAGGATAGAATTCCAGGAGGAAGTTCTTCAGGAAGTGCCGCTTCTGTTGCCGCAGATTTATGTGATATGGCATTAGGTAGTGACACTGGTGGAAGTATTAGGAATCCAGCATCTCACTGTGGAGTTGTTGGATTTAAGCCAAGTTATGGGGTTGTTAGTAGATACGGATTATGTGATTTGGCTATGAGTTTTGACCAAATAGGACCATTAACAAAAACAGCAAAAGATGCATTATTATTAACAAATATAATTAAAGGTAAGGATTTGAAAGATACTACAACAGTTGAAACTAAACCATTTGAAAAAATAGACATTAAGGGCTTTAAAGTAGGTGTTGTTAAGGAGTTTATGGATGTTGTTGATGAAAAAATAAGGGATAAAATAGAAAAAGGTATTGAAGTTTTTAAGGATTTAGGATGTGAAATCGTTGAGTTAAGTTACAAATATGTTGATTTAGCACTACCAACTTACTATTTAATAAATTATGTTGAGTTTTTCTCAGCAACAAGAAGATATGATGGAAGAAGATATGGTTATAGAATAGAAGATGTCTGTGGAGAAGAGGTTTTAAGAAGAATTATGATTGGTTCAATGATTAGCCAAAAGGAGTATAGTGGAAAATATTATAAAAATGCTTTAAAAGCAAGGAATTTAATGAGAAATGAGATGATTAAAATTATGAAAGATGTCGATATTATCGTAGGAGCAACAGTTCCTAAACTACCTCACAAGTTGGGAGAAAAATTAACTCCAATGGAAATGTATAGTTATGATGTATTAACAGTTCCAGCCAATATATGTGGTTTATGTGCAGGTGTAGTTCCTTGCGGAGAAATAAATGGAATTCCAGTAGGCTTACAAATTCAAGGAAAGCCATTTGAAGATGAAAAAGTTTTAAGTGCAATGATTGAGTTTGAAGATGCTATAAAATAATTTAAGTTTATTTATATACCATTTTTCAATATTTTTGACGAAGTTTTTATTTAGTATTTAAAACATATTCTAAAATCAATATAAATTTTTTTATATTAGTATTATGTTAAATTTATATTATTGGATTTTTAAGGTGATAGTATGAAAAATCTTAATCACTATCTCTTTATTTTATTATTAATCACTATCTCTTTATTATTTATGAAAAATTCCTATGCAGAAAATAATGCTATAAATATAACAATAAAAAATGTGAGTAGTGGAGAAATTATTTATCAGAAAATAATTCCAAATAATCAATATTTTCATGATTATACGGTAGTCAATGGTATTATAATCAACATAACATATGGAGGTAATGGCTATTTAGTTTCCTCTACTTCAAATAGTGTAACTATTATATTACCATATATATCAAGTAGTAGTAACATCCATATATCTCAAACTTCTGGAAATATTAAAGTTGAGTTATCTACACTATACTACAATTTTAACAATAAAACAAAAGCTCCAATTCCCTTAAGTGTCTATCTGTTAATATTTGCATTCCTCACTTATATTGTATATAGAAAATCTAAAAATTTAACTTAATATCCTGAAAAATCCTCTAAAACAACTACATTCTTTTTTGTATCATAAACAAAATAACTTTTTGGAGATGGATTTACAATAATTGTTTTTCCAATTTTGTCAATACACCTACTTTCATGTATATGCCCACACGCACAGAATATAATATTATCGTTAAAATCTTCGATAATTTTTCTAATACTTTTACTTCCTACATGAATGTCTTTATCTAAATCAACAATGTCAGCCATAGTGTTGTAAGGAGGTGCATGAGTAACTAAAAATACATTTTTTAGATTTCTTACTAAATTTAAAAGTTTATCATATAATTCCTCCTCGGTGTATTCATTTGGCGTATTAAATGGTGTTTTATTACTTCCACCCAAACCAACAAAATTTATATTCTCAACTTTTTTTATTCTTCCATCTATGTTTAATCCATAGTTATTTAACTCATCTATTACTTCTTTAGTGTCACAATTTCCAGGAACGCAAAAAACATCTATATAGTCAGATAATTCTGCTAACTTTTCTATAATCTCAATATTTCTTCCAAAGTGAGTAATATCTCCACATACTACTAAAACATCTGCAAAATCCTTAAATTCATTTACTTTTGGAGGTAATTTGCCATGTAAATCAGTTATTCCAACGATTTTCATAAGATATCCACCTTAATTTTTTGAATATCTATTTATAATTCTCTCAACTAACTATTTAATGTATTAATTTCAAAATAAAGATTTAAATAGTTTAACAATGAAATTATTATTGGAGGTGATAAAGATGATAACATGGTATGGCCATGCGTGCTTTAAAGTAGATAATGTTTTAATAGATCCCTTTGTTCCAAATCCATTGTGTAACTTACCTTATGATATAATAATGGAAGGAGTAGATGTAATAGCAGTTACTCATGGACATGCAGATCACTTAGGAAATGCCGAAGAGTTATCTAAAATATACAATGTTCCAGTAGTAGCAAATCATGAAATTAGCGTTTATTTATCAGAGAGAGGTGTTAATGCTGAAGGAATGAACATTGGAGGAACTATTGAAATTAATGGGGCTAAATTGACAATGGTTAAGGCAGAGCACTCATCTGATATATCTCCAACAATCAGTGGAGGAGTGGCTGCTGGTTACATTATAAACGATAGAGTATATCACGCAGGAGATACTGGAGTATTTGGTGATATGGAACTAATTGGAGAAATATATGCTCCAAAAATTGCTTTATTACCAATAGGAGGAAGATATACAATGGGAATTGATGAGGCATTAGTGGCTATTGAATTACTATATCCTGAAATAGTTATCCCAATGCATTATAATACATTTCCATTAATTGAAGTTGATATCAATGAGTTTGTTAAAAAGGCAGAGGCTTTGGGAGTAGAGGTTATAATTCCAATGATTGGAGAGCCAATTGACTTATAAATTATTTCTTTTAAAACTCTTTTATTTTTGTTTCTTTGTTTATTTTTTAAGTATATTTAGAGTTGTTTATAATTATGTCACAAATATAAACAAAACCAAAAAATTTATATATTATTACGCATATGTGATATATTGAAAAAATAAAAAAGGTGATAATTATGTTTGGATTTGGGAGAGGGTTTGGAAGAAGATTCTTATGGAGATACTTCCCAGTAACTGTTGGAAGATACAGATATATAGGACCTTGCAGATGTGGATTTGGACCACATGCATTTTATGTTGATGACAGTGGAAGAATAGTTCATGCATGGGATTTATATAGAATGCCATACATAGATACAGTAAATATAGACAGAGATTATTTATTAGAGAGATTAAAAGAATTAGAAGAAGAAAAAGCATTAATAGAAGAAGAAATTGCAGAAATAAAAAGAAGATTAAAAGATTTAGAAAACCAAAATAAATAGGGGATATAATGGAAATGAAAAAATTTATTTGTGCTAAATGTAATAAAATTATAGAAGTTCCTTATGGTGTTCCAAAACCTGACTTTTGTCCTTATTGCAACGCTCCAAGTATTTATATTCATAGAATAGATCCAGGAGGTAGAGGAAGAGGTAGAAGATGTGGTATGAGATTTATCAACAATAACCCTCCAACAAAATAATTTCTATTTTTATTTCTTACTATTGTGCAGTAGGAATCATTTTTTGAATTTTTTCCTGTAATTCTTTTAATCTTGTTTGTAATTTTTCAGATTGTTTTTCTAAAGTTTTTACTCTAAGTTCCAAAGTTTCTATTTTCTCCTCTAACTCTTTTTTAACTTCATCTTTTTTTCTTTTTACAAATAATCCTCCCACTAACTTATATACTTCCTCACTAGTGGATTTTTCTAATTCTTCCAATGCTTTTTTACATTCATTTAATTCAGATTCAACATTTTGTTTTTGTAACATAATCATTTGTAATTGTTGCTGTAATTGTTGTAATTGCATTAATTGAGCTTGAATTTGTTGAGGAATTTCCATAAAACTCACCTCATTTTTAGGAATAACCAAAATAAATTAATATGAAATTACTATAAAAATCTTTTCATTAAATAAAATTTTAAAAATCTATGATATTAAACCGTTAAGTTAATATAGTAGTTACTATTAGTTAATAACTCTAAAAGTTTTATATACAAAAAGGGGATGTGGCTAAATGCTGAACCCTTAAGAGAGGGATATTATGGGAATATATAAATATATAAGAGAAGCGTGGAAAAGACCAAAAGATACATATGTTAGAGAATTATTATGGGAAAGATTAATACAGTGGAGAAGAGAACCAGCAGTAGTTAGAATAGAAAGACCTACAAGATTAGATAGAGCAAGAGCATTAGGATACAAACCTAAACAGGGAATTATCGTTGTTAGAGTTAGAGTTAGAAGAGGAGGATTAAGAAAACCAAGACCAAAGAATTCAAAAAAGCCAGCAACATTAGGGGTTAATAAAATAACAATGGGTAAATCAATTCAAAGAATCGCCGAAGAGAGAGCAGCAAGAAAATATCCAAACATGGAAGTTTTAAACAGTTACTGGGTGGGAGAAGATGGAAAATATAAGTGGTATGAGGTTATTCTTGTAGATCCTTACCACCCAGTTATTCAGGCAGATCCTCAACTTAACTGGTTATGCTCTGGAAAACACAGAGGAAGAGCATTTAGAGGTTTAACATCAGCAGGTAAGAAAGGTAGAGGATTAAGAAATAAGGGAATTGGTGCTGAAAAGGTAAGACCAAGTATAAGGGCTCATGGAAGAAGAGGTAAGTAAATCATTAAAAATATAACTATTAACTATAAGAAACATTTATATACATCCTTTAATTAAATTTTATTAAATTTCCAATTTCTTGGGGAAATTAACTACTAATTTTTAAAGCCCCGAATCTTTAAATAAATAAAAACCACTATTTTGAGGGTGGAAAATATGAGTGAAGAGCTGTTAGTACCATTAGATACATACTTAGCTTCAGGAATTCACATAGGTACTCAGCAAAAAACAAAAGATATGGAGAAATTTATATATAGAGTTAGAAGTGATGGATTGTATGTTTTAGATGTTAGAAAAACAGATGAAAGATTAAGAATTGCCGCTAAGTTTTTAGCAAGATATGAGCCAGAGGATATATTGGCTGTTTCAAGAAGAATTTATACAATGGGTCCATTAGAAGAATTTGGTAAATACACGGGAGTTAGAACTATTGCAGGAAGATTTGTTCCTGGAACTTTAACAAACCCTTCATACAAAGGCTTTATAGAACCAGAGGTTGTATTTATCAGTGATCCAAGAGTCGATAGACAGGCTTTGAAAGAGGCTATAGAAATAGGAGTTCCAATAGTTAGTTTATGTGATACTGAACACTTAACTTCATTCATAGACTTGGTTATTCCAACAAACAATAAAGGTAAAAAGGCTGTGGCATTAATTTACTACTTGCTAACAAGAGAGTTCCTCAAAAATAAGGGAGTTATATCTGATGATACTAAATTACCATTTACATATGAAGAATTCTTAGAGAGAGCAGCAAATCCAAAATATAGAATAATAATTCAGCCAAAAGATAAGAGAAGAAGAAGGAGAAGAAAAAAATAAATTAAGAGAGGTTTTTAAAAATGCCTGAAAAAATATATATGGTTTGCGAGAATTGTGGATGTGAAGAGATGGAAGTATTAAAAAAGAAAATTTATGATAAATCTGCCTATTATTTAGTTAAATGTCCAAACTGTGGAACTGTTAAAGAAGTTATT contains:
- a CDS encoding TIGR00269 family protein, with protein sequence MKCKCGNEAFYYQRYSNKHLCKECFKKDIEKRVKKVLGRKIIKNNVKIGIGISGGKDSLVMAHILKKLFNHIPNSKLICFFVDEGIKDFRETAKFYVEDFCKKNKLKLKIIKFKDEIGYTLDEIVKNNYLKELNIGKPCSFCGVVRRYLLNKYALKEGCDYLAIGHNLDDFCQTILMNYIEGNIKNIIQFGKEIDDDKFVKRIKPLKLIPEDEVKIYANINKIEYQKESCPYSSISYRHKIKEIIKILEEEKPGIKFSILKGYEKLLKYIEFKEDIKKCKICNYPCSGEICKVCLWLKKLEQLNKINKN
- a CDS encoding replication factor A, with protein sequence MTDNYEQFKKLKKKVAKVLGISEEELDRMIKEKIEDYGGILLKDAALMMIAKEYGIEFEKESVEEFSIKDIEEGQINVEIVGVVTDVSDVKSFKRKDGSVGKYRRIMLADKTGSIRVTLWDDLTDIDIKVGDVIKIKRARARKWNNILELSSVPETKIEKLENYNGELPKIKESYKINELVPGITATFEGEVISSLPIKEFKRPDGSVGRLKSFIVKDETGNIRVTLWDDLTDIDVERGDYVRVRGYIRKGYYSGLECNANDVEILKKGEKIESKEVDIKDLINYENELVTVKGRIMAMGSKKSVDLNGDIVKVQEILLDNGTGRVKISFWGGKTVLLENVKEGDLVKITNCRVRTYYDREGNKRSELLATSDTKVIKDESIEAPEYKIKYCKIEDIYNREVDWNDINLIAYVVEDFGINELEFENRKRKVRNLMLEDETGRIKLSLWDDLAELDIKEGDVVKVLHAYAKEKGEYIDLNISRFGRIIVNPEDVEINRKFIADVKEGENVEIRGAIVKILSDTLFLYLCPNCKKRVEEIDGTYNCPICGDVTPEEILRLNFVVDDGTGTIVCRAYDRRVERLLKMKREELKNINMENVESELLGEEFVLYGNVRIDSDELVMIIKTVKDVDVEKEIKILEEME
- the gatA gene encoding Asp-tRNA(Asn)/Glu-tRNA(Gln) amidotransferase subunit GatA; protein product: MIVERVEKYLDRIEKINKDINAFIEVKPERVLEEAKKLEKDDKAKKKPLYGKIIAVKANINVKGYTISCASKTLENYIAPYDATVIQKIKENGGLIIGISNMDEFACGSSGETSYYGPTKNPRAKDRIPGGSSSGSAASVAADLCDMALGSDTGGSIRNPASHCGVVGFKPSYGVVSRYGLCDLAMSFDQIGPLTKTAKDALLLTNIIKGKDLKDTTTVETKPFEKIDIKGFKVGVVKEFMDVVDEKIRDKIEKGIEVFKDLGCEIVELSYKYVDLALPTYYLINYVEFFSATRRYDGRRYGYRIEDVCGEEVLRRIMIGSMISQKEYSGKYYKNALKARNLMRNEMIKIMKDVDIIVGATVPKLPHKLGEKLTPMEMYSYDVLTVPANICGLCAGVVPCGEINGIPVGLQIQGKPFEDEKVLSAMIEFEDAIK
- a CDS encoding metallophosphoesterase; translated protein: MKIVGITDLHGKLPPKVNEFKDFADVLVVCGDITHFGRNIEIIEKLAELSDYIDVFCVPGNCDTKEVIDELNNYGLNIDGRIKKVENINFVGLGGSNKTPFNTPNEYTEEELYDKLLNLVRNLKNVFLVTHAPPYNTMADIVDLDKDIHVGSKSIRKIIEDFNDNIIFCACGHIHESRCIDKIGKTIIVNPSPKSYFVYDTKKNVVVLEDFSGY
- a CDS encoding metal-dependent hydrolase; translated protein: MITWYGHACFKVDNVLIDPFVPNPLCNLPYDIIMEGVDVIAVTHGHADHLGNAEELSKIYNVPVVANHEISVYLSERGVNAEGMNIGGTIEINGAKLTMVKAEHSSDISPTISGGVAAGYIINDRVYHAGDTGVFGDMELIGEIYAPKIALLPIGGRYTMGIDEALVAIELLYPEIVIPMHYNTFPLIEVDINEFVKKAEALGVEVIIPMIGEPIDL
- a CDS encoding prefoldin subunit beta, whose protein sequence is MEIPQQIQAQLMQLQQLQQQLQMIMLQKQNVESELNECKKALEELEKSTSEEVYKLVGGLFVKRKKDEVKKELEEKIETLELRVKTLEKQSEKLQTRLKELQEKIQKMIPTAQ
- a CDS encoding 50S ribosomal protein L15e encodes the protein MGIYKYIREAWKRPKDTYVRELLWERLIQWRREPAVVRIERPTRLDRARALGYKPKQGIIVVRVRVRRGGLRKPRPKNSKKPATLGVNKITMGKSIQRIAEERAARKYPNMEVLNSYWVGEDGKYKWYEVILVDPYHPVIQADPQLNWLCSGKHRGRAFRGLTSAGKKGRGLRNKGIGAEKVRPSIRAHGRRGK
- the rpsB gene encoding 30S ribosomal protein S2 translates to MSEELLVPLDTYLASGIHIGTQQKTKDMEKFIYRVRSDGLYVLDVRKTDERLRIAAKFLARYEPEDILAVSRRIYTMGPLEEFGKYTGVRTIAGRFVPGTLTNPSYKGFIEPEVVFISDPRVDRQALKEAIEIGVPIVSLCDTEHLTSFIDLVIPTNNKGKKAVALIYYLLTREFLKNKGVISDDTKLPFTYEEFLERAANPKYRIIIQPKDKRRRRRRKK